The Schizosaccharomyces pombe strain 972h- genome assembly, chromosome: I genome contains a region encoding:
- the atm1 gene encoding ABC family Fe transporter Atm1, with product MLERCPWKLISSPRNIPARSFLNSRGTYLVLRKSNILPLQHILRFSNFASKQCFPLRNGNNSASKALWNNKSKEKEPLNTSVKLASDVPDDKNVTGQMIVKDMLQYIWPKGKTNLKVRVVSALALLVAAKILNVQVPFYFKSIIDTMNTTLVQEVGALWSTVGAVVLGYGFARIFSTVFQELRNSVFAIVSQSAIRSVSSNVYQHLLNLDMNFHLSKQTGSITRAMDRGTKGISFILSSMVLHIIPITLEIAMVSGILTYKYGPSFSAIAATTVALYALFTVRTTSWRTVFRRQANAADSKASAAAIESLINYEAVKTFNNESYEMSRYEKHLSAYEKANVKVASSLAFLNSGQAIIFSTALTLMMYMGCRGIVTSNLTVGDLVMINQLVFQLSIPLNFLGSVYREMRQAFTDMEQLFSLKRINIQVKEAPDARDLVLKGGSIQFDNVHFSYNPNRPILNGCSFNIPAGAKVAFVGASGCGKSTILRLLFRFYDTDSGKILIDNQRLDQITLNSLRKAIGVVPQDTPLFNDTILYNIGYGNPKASNDEIVEAAKKAKIHDIIESFPEGYQTKVGERGLMISGGEKQRLAVSRLLLKNPEILFFDEATSALDTNTERALLRNINDLIKGSHKTSVFIAHRLRTIKDCDIIFVLEKGRVVEQGSHEQLMAKNSVYTSMWHSQESPFGESNKSGDA from the coding sequence AACTTATCTTGTTTTAAGAAAGTCAAATATATTACCTCTTCAACATATACTGCGGTTTTCCAATTTTGCATCTAAGCAATGTTTCCCACTTAGAAATGGAAATAATTCGGCTTCAAAAGCGTTATGGAATaacaaatcaaaagaaaaagagcCACTGAATACTTCTGTTAAACTTGCTTCCGATGTACCAgatgataaaaatgtaaCAGGACAAATGATTGTTAAGGACATGCTTCAATATATTTGGCCCAAGGGGAAGACTAATTTGAAAGTTAGAGTTGTTTCGGCTCTCGCACTACTTGTAGCTGCCAAAATTCTTAACGTCCAAGTTcctttttactttaaatcaattatcGATACCATGAATACAACACTTGTTCAAGAAGTAGGAGCATTGTGGTCTACTGTAGGAGCTGTTGTTCTCGGTTATGGCTTTGCTAGAATATTTTCTACCGTTTTTCAAGAGTTAAGGAATAGCGTTTTTGCAATTGTGTCGCAAAGCGCTATTCGAAGTGTTTCTAGCAATGTCTATCAACATCTGTTGAACCTTGACATGAATTTTCATCTCTCAAAGCAAACAGGAAGTATTACTAGAGCAATGGATCGTGGTACAAAAGGTATTAGTTTCATTCTTTCCTCCATGGTGTTACACATCATTCCTATTACCCTTGAAATTGCTATGGTGAGTGGTATTCTCACTTACAAGTACGGACCTTCGTTTTCGGCCATTGCTGCTACAACCGTTGCTCTTTATGCTCTTTTTACTGTTAGGACGACATCCTGGAGAACTGTATTCCGTCGTCAAGCAAATGCTGCTGACAGTAAAGCATCAGCCGCGGCAATTGAATCTCTGATTAATTATGAAGCCgttaaaacttttaataacGAATCATACGAAATGAGCAGATATGAAAAGCATCTTTCCGCCTACGAAAAAGCCAACGTTAAGGTAGCATCTTCTTTGGCCTTTTTGAATTCAGGACAGGCTATTATATTCTCTACCGCTCTTACTTTGATGATGTACATGGGTTGTCGTGGAATTGTAACTTCCAACCTTACTGTAGGTGACCTTGTCATGATTAACCAATTAGTATTTCAGTTGTCAATTCCTCTTAACTTCCTTGGATCTGTCTATCGCGAAATGAGACAGGCTTTTACTGATATGGAgcaattgttttctttaaagcGCATTAATATCCAAGTGAAGGAGGCGCCAGATGCTCGAGATTTGGTTCTTAAAGGCGGATCTATTCAATTCGATAACGTTCATTTTTCGTATAATCCAAATAGACCTATTCTTAATGGTTGCAGTTTTAACATCCCCGCTGGAGCAAAAGTCGCTTTTGTAGGCGCAAGCGGATGTGGTAAATCAACAATCCTTCGACTTTTGTTCCGCTTTTACGATACGGACTCAGGAAAGATTTTAATAGACAATCAAAGACTTGACCAGATAACTCTAAATTCACTTCGAAAAGCCATCGGTGTTGTACCTCAGGACACGCCTCTATTTAATGATACAATCCTTTACAATATTGGGTATGGTAATCCGAAGGCATCTAACGACGAAATAGTGGAAGCCGCCAAAAAAGCTAAGATTCATGACATTATTGAAAGCTTTCCAGAGGGATATCAAACAAAAGTTGGCGAACGTGGTTTAATGATCTCTGGAGGAGAAAAGCAAAGACTTGCAGTTTCAAGGCTATTACTTAAGAATCcagaaattcttttttttgacgAAGCCACTTCAGCTTTGGACACTAATACTGAACGCGCACTATTGAGAAATATCAATGATCTTATTAAGGGATCTCACAAAACCAGTGTATTCATCGCTCACCGTCTTCGCACAATAAAGGATTGTGACATTATATTCGTTCTTGAAAAGGGTCGTGTTGTTGAGCAAGGTAGTCATGAACAGCTTATGGCTAAGAACAGTGTATACACTTCAATGTGGCACTCCCAGGAATCCCCCTTTGGCGAATCGAATAAATCCGGAGATGCATGA
- the taf12 gene encoding SAGA complex/transcription factor TFIID complex subunit A Taf12 gives MNGQHSSPGTPVQRPSAGPVNQAQFSQQRTNQLTSLLHTMTMYQQLAQNVGLNTPQGQVYLLQAQTIRRQLQGHAQSGQLPNQQLLQQLQSNGALQQGTPEPSNTRPRPQLNAQEQTMLLVRHRQLQTAQNYLTEMKEALGRIKNELSTNERLDTSAREALVKQESELTVKIAQFTAAISNGIRSIQQLQNRQASSANGNNTGTSTPVNASTDTRKSTASTPQLQQTQAQANAPQQRINPETSSVPETPVGVSAANVSNESTELATSATQQSGLANNVEKSQTPSYMSANHLPKVDSKSPIPFSVPPSRATLTGGYASGSIGLSTPGLSRAPHYELDNGNRLLSKRKLHDLLQQIDSEEKIEPEVEELLLEIADEFVESVTNFACRLAKHRKSDTLDVRDVQLHLERNWNIRLPGFASDDIVKSARKTGPTPSYQQKQNAIGTAKSLNKD, from the coding sequence atgaaTGGGCAGCATTCAAGCCCTGGAACACCAGTTCAACGACCATCTGCTGGACCGGTAAATCAGGCACAATTTTCACAACAGAGAACGAACCAGTTAACATCTTTGTTACACACTATGACTATGTATCAGCAACTTGCTCAAAACGTTGGCCTTAATACTCCTCAGGGACAAGTTTATTTGCTTCAAGCTCAAACCATTCGTCGTCAATTACAAGGCCACGCGCAATCTGGACAACTTCCAAATCAACAACTCTTACAACAATTACAATCCAATGGAGCTCTTCAGCAAGGTACTCCGGAGCCTTCAAATACCCGCCCGCGACCTCAGTTGAATGCTCAAGAACAAACAATGCTTTTAGTCAGGCATAGGCAACTCCAAACTGCTCAGAACTACTTAACAGAAATGAAAGAGGCTTTAGGTCGCATTAAAAACGAACTTTCTACAAATGAAAGATTGGACACTAGTGCTCGCGAGGCTTTGGTAAAGCAGGAGTCCGAGTTGACTGTAAAAATCGCGCAATTTACCGCTGCCATTTCTAACGGCATTCGTTCCATTCAACAATTACAAAATAGGCAGGCATCTTCTGCTAACGGTAATAATACTGGTACATCAACTCCTGTGAACGCCTCAACTGATACTAGAAAAAGCACTGCTTCAACTCCTCAATTACAACAGACCCAAGCACAAGCTAATGCTCCTCAACAACGTATAAATCCCGAGACGTCTTCTGTTCCTGAAACTCCTGTTGGCGTTTCCGCAGCTAATGTTAGCAATGAAAGTACCGAGCTCGCTACTTCTGCAACTCAACAGTCGGGTTTGGCAAATAACGTTGAAAAGTCACAAACTCCTTCTTACATGTCAGCGAACCATTTACCCAAGGTTGACTCCAAATCACCAATACCGTTTTCTGTTCCTCCGAGTCGTGCTACATTAACTGGTGGATATGCATCTGGAAGTATTGGTCTCAGCACACCGGGATTATCTCGTGCTCCACACTACGAGCTTGACAATGGAAACCGGTTATTATCAAAGAGAAAATTGCATGATTTGCTACAGCAAATTGACTCGGAAGAGAAAATAGAACCAGAAGTTGAAGAACTCCTTTTAGAGATTGCTGATGAGTTTGTCGAATCAGTCACTAATTTTGCATGCAGACTTGCTAAACATAGAAAATCTGATACGCTTGACGTAAGAGATGTTCAATTGCATTTAGAAAGGAACTGGAACATCCGACTCCCTGGGTTTGCTAGTGATGATATCGTCAAGAGCGCTCGTAAGACTGGGCCCACACCTTCATATcagcaaaagcaaaacgCTATTGGAACTGCTAAAAGTTTGAATAAGGACTAA
- the rad54 gene encoding DNA repair protein, whose protein sequence is MIQQPTTAKPRISTSSKLNTVLSKNKENVPGKLFKKFKCPSLVISEKRKELPLRKKPRVNYSEYGSVDGKYDSAYVSENVSGLATIKEANRLILNHERRDPSTVIKKQFSVPKPIKGHEDISKLCAHRPPPTLGMKRKVDFIPRPLYDPADEFAIVLYDPTTDADEIIPDIKEVLAEKRKKDELLKNRKGKKEISDSEPESDHDSCVSTDTVASCSTEQSLITSNTSKHRRPNKSLKDLLGIQKEKPPPPPVAVVIDPKLARILRPHQIEGVKFLYKCVTGRIDRCANGCIMADEMGLGKTLQCIALLWTLLKQSPQAGKPTIEKAIITCPSSLVKNWANELVKWLGKDAITPFILDGKSSKQELIMALQQWASVHGRQVTRPVLIASYETLRSYVEHLNNAEIGMLLCDEGHRLKNSDSLTFTALDKLNVQRRVILSGTPIQNDLSEYFSLLNFANPGLLGSRQEFRKNYEIPILKGRDADGTEKDKENGDAKLAELAKIVNRFIIRRTNDILSKYLPVKYEHVVFCNLSEFQLSLYKHFITSPEINKILRGTGSQPLKAIGLLKKICNHPDLLNLTEDLEGCEALFPPGFIPRELRGRDRNIDSSLSGKMLVLERMLYQIKQETDDKIVLISNYTSTLDLFEQLCRARGYKALRLDGTMNVNKRQRLVDTFNDPEKDAFVFLLSSKAGGCGINLIGANRLILFDPDWNPAADQQALARVWRDGQKKDCFVYRFIATGTIEEKIFQRQSHKQSLSSCVVDEAQDVERHFSLDNLRQLFQLNDHTVCETHETYKCKRCRDGKQFIRAPAMLYGDTSTWNHFTNPTLDRIEDHLLKREAGKQQVSTVFQYKSH, encoded by the coding sequence atgattCAGCAACCAACAACTGCTAAACCTAGAATTTCTACTTCTTCAAAGTTAAATActgttttatcaaaaaacaaagagaaTGTTCCTGGAAAGttgtttaaaaagtttaaatgCCCTTCTTTAGTGATTTCAGAAAAGCGAAAAGAGCTTCCTTTACGCAAAAAGCCAAGAGTTAACTACAGCGAATATGGTTCTGTTGATGGGAAGTATGATTCAGCTTACGTATCTGAAAATGTGTCTGGGTTGGCAACCATCAAAGAAGCTAATCGATTAATACTAAATCATGAACGACGAGATCCCTCAACAGTCATTAAGAAACAGTTCTCTGTGCCTAAACCTATCAAGGGTCATGAAGATATATCTAAACTGTGTGCACATCGTCCACCTCCTACACTGGGAATGAAAAGGAAGGTGGATTTTATTCCTCGTCCCCTTTACGATCCTGCTGATGAATTTGCTATCGTTTTATATGATCCCACTACTGATGCAGATGAGATCATTCCTGATATAAAAGAGGTCTTAGCGGAAAAACgtaaaaaagatgaattgttaaaaaatcgaaaaggaaagaaagaaatttctgATAGTGAGCCTGAAAGTGACCATGATTCATGTGTCTCCACTGACACAGTGGCTAGCTGTTCTACCGAGCAAAGTCTCATAACCTCTAATACCTCAAAGCATAGAAGACCaaataaaagtttgaaAGATCTACTAGGAATTCAGAAAGAAAAACCTCCACCTCCTCCTGTTGCTGTTGTCATTGATCCAAAACTTGCTCGTATTCTAAGACCTCATCAAATAGAAGGTGTCAAATTCTTGTACAAGTGTGTAACTGGAAGGATTGACCGTTGTGCAAATGGATGTATTATGGCAGATGAGATGGGACTTGGTAAGACACTTCAATGTATTGCTTTGTTATGGACCCTTTTAAAACAGTCTCCTCAGGCTGGAAAACCGACAATTGAAAAGGCAATTATAACTTGtccttcttctttagtCAAAAATTGGGCTAATGAACTTGTCAAATGGTTAGGAAAAGATGCTATTACTCCATTCATATTGGACGGTAAAAGCTCCAAACAGGAGTTAATCATGGCTTTGCAACAATGGGCATCCGTACATGGACGACAAGTCACACGTCCAGTGCTTATTGCCAGTTATGAAACCCTTAGAAGTTATGTTGAGCATCTCAACAACGCAGAAATTGGAATGCTTCTTTGTGACGAAGGTCATCGTCTTAAGAATAGTGATTCTTTGACTTTTACGGCATTAGACAAGCTAAACGTTCAAAGGCGTGTCATCCTTTCTGGTACCCCTATTCAAAATGATCTAAGCGAATACTTTTCGTTGTTAAATTTTGCGAATCCTGGGTTGTTAGGTTCAAGGCAAGAGttcagaaaaaattatgaaattccaattttaaaagGTCGTGATGCTGACGGAACAGAAAAAGATAAGGAGAATGGTGATGCTAAGTTAGCTGAGTTAGCCAAGATTGTCAATCGGTTTATTATTCGTCGTACGAATGATATTCTCTCCAAATATTTGCCTGTTAAATACGAACATGTTGTCTTTTGCAACCTTTCCGAATTTCAGCTTTCTTTGTACAAGCATTTTATTACCTCGCCTGAAATCAATAAAATCTTAAGGGGGACCGGCAGTCAACCACTAAAAGCTATAGGTctgctaaaaaaaatatgtaatCATCCTGATCTATTGAATTTAACTGAGGACTTGGAAGGTTGTGAGGCTCTATTCCCTCCAGGATTTATTCCCCGTGAGCTAAGAGGGCGCGATAGAAACATTGACTCCTCTTTATCAGGTAAAATGTTAGTGTTGGAACGAATGCTCtatcaaataaaacaagAGACAGAcgataaaattgttttaattagCAATTACACCTCCACGCTTGACTTGTTTGAGCAGCTTTGTAGAGCTCGCGGTTACAAGGCTCTTCGGCTAGATGGTACTAtgaatgtaaataaacgaCAACGTTTAGTTGACACATTCAATGACCCGGAAAAGGATGCTTTTgtgtttttattatcttcTAAAGCAGGTGGTTGTGGTATTAACCTTATTGGCGCTAATCGTCTTATTCTGTTTGATCCCGATTGGAATCCAGCCGCCGATCAACAAGCTTTAGCTCGAGTTTGGCGTGATGGGCAAAAGAAGGACTGCTTTGTTTACCGTTTCATAGCTACTGGAACCATCGAAGAAAAGATATTCCAAAGGCAGTCTCATAAGCAATCTTTGTCTTCTTGTGTTGTGGATGAAGCTCAAGATGTCGAAAGACATTTTTCGCTTGATAACTTAAGGCAGCTGTTTCAGCTTAACGATCACACAGTCTGTGAAACTCATGAAACATATAAATGTAAACGGTGTCGTGATGGAAAACAATTCATCCGAGCCCCAGCCATGTTATACGGTGATACTAGCACATGGAATCATTTTACAAATCCCACATTAGACCGAATAGAAGATCACTTGCTAAAACGTGAGGCAGGAAAACAGCAAGTGAGTACCGTTTTCCAATACAAATctcattaa
- the zpr1 gene encoding EF-1 alpha-binding zinc finger protein Zpr1: MAEEKKEELFTSIGNAAQNVSTAEDREGNGVQEVESLCMECGKNGTTKLLLTVIPYFREVVLMSFECPHCGFKNAQVQHAETIQPEGSKITFHVEDKEDLNRTVVKSQEAIVSIPEIQLEIPGRLGQLTTIEGILSNVVDDLSKEQESRKESAPQLYDQINAFIEKVNSLRSGSVPFTITVDDITGNSWIEMKPGRDGDRWSQVSYKRTLEQNTKLGLVDTDQPEDVKTQTNNASNTLKHDATAVEVDPNEVHTFHATCPSCSHQCDTHMKLLDIPHFKEVIIMSTVCDRCGYRSNEVKTGGEIPPKGRKITLKVMDAEDLSRDILKSETASLKIPELGLDLFPGTLGGRFTTIEGLLAQVYDELYGRVFSQETDSMTPEQVANWQQFLCNLTAAREGATQFTLILDDPLSQSYLQNYYAPDPDPNMTIEEYERSFQVNEELGLNDMKTENYEKDGGKK; this comes from the coding sequence ATGGcggaagaaaaaaaggaagaattGTTCACAAGTATTGGCAATGCTGCACAAAATGTGTCAACAGCTGAGGATAGGGAAGGAAATGGTGTTCAAGAAGTCGAATCGTTGTGTATGGAGTGTGGAAAAAACGGTACTACTAAATTATTGTTGACGGTCATTCCATACTTCCGTGAGGTTGTTTTAATGTCGTTTGAATGTCCTCATTGTGGGTTTAAGAATGCGCAAGTTCAACACGCTGAGACAATTCAACCGGAAGGAAGCAAAATTACTTTCCATGTTGAGGATAAGGAAGATTTAAATCGGACAGTTGTAAAGAGCCAGGAGGCTATTGTCAGTATTCCTGAAATTCAGCTAGAAATCCCGGGAAGGTTAGGCCAGTTAACTACCATTGAGGGGATTCTGAGTAATGTGGTGGATGATTTAAGTAAAGAACAAGAATCTCGTAAGGAGTCTGCTCCTCAGTTATATGACCAAATAAATGCTTTCATTGAGAAAGTGAATAGTCTACGTTCTGGATCTGTACCATTTACCATCACAGTTGACGATATTACGGGCAACAGCTGGATCGAGATGAAACCTGGCCGAGATGGTGACCGATGGTCTCAGGTTAGCTACAAGCGTACTTTGGAGCAGAATACGAAGCTGGGTCTTGTGGATACTGATCAACCTGAAGACGTCAAGACACAAACAAACAACGCTTCTAATACACTTAAACATGATGCTACTGCTGTGGAAGTCGATCCCAATGAGGTACATACCTTCCATGCAACTTGTCCCTCTTGTTCACATCAATGTGACACCCACATGAAGTTGCTTGATATTCCCCATTTCAAAGAAGTTATTATCATGTCTACTGTTTGTGATCGTTGTGGATATCGTTCCAACGAAGTAAAAACTGGTGGTGAAATTCCACCCAAAGGTcgaaaaattactttaaaGGTCATGGATGCCGAGGACTTATCCCGTGATATTCTCAAATCTGAAACCGCATCTCTTAAAATTCCTGAACTTGGACTTGATTTGTTCCCAGGTACTTTGGGTGGACGATTCACAACCATTGAAGGTCTTCTAGCTCAAGTTTATGATGAGTTATATGGCCGTGTGTTTTCTCAGGAGACCGATTCTATGACTCCTGAGCAAGTCGCTAACTGGCAACAATTTCTCTGCAACTTGACGGCTGCACGTGAGGGTGCTACTCAATTCACTCTTATTTTAGATGATCCTCTTTCACAAAGTTATCTGCAGAATTATTACGCTCCCGATCCAGATCCAAATATGACTATTGAGGAGTATGAACGTTCATTCCAAGTAAATGAGGAATTGGGTCTGAACGATATGAAGACAGAAAACTATGAAAAGGATGGAGGTAAGAAGTAA
- the mug182 gene encoding NADHX epimerase — MSISCLSASAAKALDAELMSAGAFSIDQLMELAGLSVSQAVYREYPPSQYSQVLICCGPGNNGGDGLVAARHLWQYGYKPTVYYPKPSSPELYKRLCKQLDDLDIPVVKSHDSNHFSQLLRDSKLVVDSIFGFSFKGPVRDPFGSILAAIVESKIKVLSVDAPSSWEIDEGPQKEGPLKDFDPDTLISLTAPKPCSKFYKGKHYLGGRFVSKVITKKFNLSLPPYPGIDQVVDITNKPLSMV; from the exons ATGAGTATTTCG TGTCTCAGCGCCTCCGCTGCCAAGGCTTTGGATGCAGAATTGATGTCCGCAGGTGCCTTCTCCATTGATCA GTTAATGGAACTTGCTGGTCTTTCCGTTTCTCAAGCCGTTTATCGTGAGTATCCTCCATCGCAGTATTCCCAGGTTTTGATTTGTTGTGGCCCTGGTAATAATGGGGGAGACGGTTTAGTAGCTGCACGACATCTTTGGCAATATGGCTACAAACCTACAGTTTACTATCCAAAACCATCTTCCCCGGAATTGTACAAACGTCTGTGTAAGCAATTGGATGACTTGGATATTCCGGTGGTCAAATCTCATGATTCCAACCATTTCAGTCAATTACTTCGCGATTCCAAATTAGTAGTCGACTCCATTTTTGGGTTTAGTTTTAAGGGTCCTGTTCGAGATCCATTTGGATCTATTTTGGCTGCAATTGTTGAATCGAAAATCAAAGTTCTTTCAGTTGATGCTCCTTCTTCATGGG aGATTGACGAAGGTCCCCAAAAGGAGGGACCTTTAAAGGATTTTGATCCTGATACCTTGATCTCCCTAACTGCTCCAAAACCATGCAGCAAGTTTTATAAGGGAAAACATTATTTAGGAGGCCGTTTTGTTAGTAAAGTAATTACTAAAAAGTTCAACCTTTCCCTTCCTCCTTACCCAGGCATCGACCAGGTTGTTGATATTACGAACAAGCCCCTCTCAATGGTTTGA
- the coa2 gene encoding cytochrome C oxidase assembly factor Coa2, with the protein MFRTLKASQKRSLVNLMFGTTALFATATVIFPSLLPCPAMKNPYLDTQSDPGYEELPENSRVIVIDQQSPKSSLVASKQNNPPSKS; encoded by the coding sequence aTGTTTCGTACTTTGAAAGCTTCACAGAAAAGGTCACTCGTGAACTTGATGTTCGGAACGACTGCTCTTTTCGCAACTGCCACCGTAATTTTCCCTTCATTACTGCCTTGTCCAGCTATGAAGAACCCATATTTGGATACCCAATCTGATCCTGGATATGAAGAATTACCTGAAAACTCTCGTGTTATTGTCATCGATCAACAATCTCCTAAAAGCTCTCTAGTTGCTtccaaacaaaacaatCCTCCTTCAAAATCTTAA
- a CDS encoding CPA1 sodium ion/proton antiporter, with protein sequence MLDTILINVFRRDGDDDDDDGQDPALQELYSSWALFILLVLLIGALLTSYYVQSKKIRAIHETVISVFVGMVVGLIIRVSPGLIIQNMVSFHSTYFFNVLLPPIILNSGYELHQSNFFRNIGTILTFAFAGTFISAVTLGVLVYIFSFLNFENLSMTFVEALSMGATLSATDPVTVLAIFNSYKVDQKLYTIIFGESILNDAVAIVMFETLQQFQGKTLHFFTLFSGIGIFIITFFISLLIGVSIGLITALLLKYSYLRRYPSIESCIILLMAYTSYFFSNGCHMSGVVSLLFCGITLKHYAFFNMSYKAKLSTKYVFRVLAQLSENFIFIYLGMSLFTQVDLVYKPIFILITTVAVTASRYMNVFPLSNLLNKFHRQRNGNLIDHIPYSYQMMLFWAGLRGAVGVALAAGFEGENAQTLRATTLVVVVLTLIIFGGTTARMLEILHIETGVAADVDSDTEIGMLPWQQSPEFDLENSAMELSDASAEPVVVDQQFTTEHFDEGNIAPTLSKKVSSTFEQYQRAAGAFNQFFHSSRDDQAQWLTRFDEEVIKPVLLERDNLKNGTKK encoded by the exons ATGCTTGATACAATTCTTATAAATG TTTTTCGTCGAGATGGCGATGACGACGACGATGATGGTCAAGACCCTGCTTTGCAAGAATTATACTCAAGCTGGGCTCTTTTCATATTACTAGTCCTTTTGATTGGTGCCTTGCTTACTAGTTACTATGTTCAATCCAAAAAGATCCGGGCCATTCATGAAACTGTAATTTCGGTATTTGTTGGTATGGTTGTTGGGCTTATCATTCGCGTTTCTCCGGGATTGATTATCCAGAACATGGTTTCTTTTCATTCCacatatttcttcaatgttTTGCTTCCCCCGATTATTCTCAATTCCGGTTATGAATTGCATCAG TCAAATTTCTTTCGTAACATTGGTACAATTCTAACATTTGCCTTTGCTGGTACCTTTATATCTGCAGTCACCCTGGGAGTCCTAGTCTACATTTTCTCCtttcttaattttgaaaacctTTCTATGACTTTTGTTGAAGCCTTGTCTATGGGTGCAACTTTGTCCGCTACAGATCCAGTTACTGTGCTTGCTATTTTCAACTCGTATAAGGTGGATCAAAAGTTGTATactattatttttggaGAGAGTATCCTTAATGATGCTGTTGCAATCGTAATGTTTGAGACGCTGCAGCAATTTCAAGGAAAAactttacatttttttaccttATTCAGCGGTattggaatttttattatcacATTCTTTATTAGTTTACTTATTGGAGTTTCTATTGGGCTCATAACTGCGCTTTTGCTAAAGTATTCTTATTTACGCCGTTATCCTTCTATAGAGTCTTGTATTATTCTCCTCATGGCATACACCTcctactttttttcaaacgGCTGCCACATGTCAGGCGTAGTTTCCTTATTGTTTTGTGGAATAACGCTAAAGCACTATGCCTTTTTCAACATGTCATATAAAGCAAAGCTTAGCACGAAGTATGTTTTTCGGGTTCTTGCGCAACTCTCGGAAAACTTTATCTTCATTTATCTTGGCATGTCTCTGTTTACCCAGGTTGACTTGGTTTACAAACCAATTTTTATTCTGATTACCACA GTTGCCGTTACCGCATCTAGATACATGAACGTGTTTCCATTGAGCAATTTGCTCAACAAATTCCACCGTCAGAGAAATGGTAACCTCATTGATCATATACCTTACAGTTACCAAATGATGCTTTTTTGGGCGGGCCTACGAGGTGCAGTTGGAGTAGCGTTGGCAGCAGGCTTTGAAGGAGAAAATGCTCAAACGCTGCGAGCGACTACATTGGTTGTTGTCGTCTTGACCCTAATTATATTTGGCGGTACTACTGCCAGAATGCTCGAAATTTTGCATATTGAAACTGGTGTAGCGGCTGATGTTGACAGTGACACAGAAATCGGCATGCTACCTTGGCAACAGTCACCAGAGTttgatttggaaaatagCGCAATGGAGCTATCAGACGCTTCTGCTGAACCAGTTGTTGTCGACCAACAATTTACGACGGAACATTTTGATGAAGGCAACATTGCACCTACACTTTCTAAGAAGGTTTCAAGCACATTTGAGCAATACCAACGAGCAGCTGGTGCTTTCAACCAATTTTTCCATTCTTCACGAGATGATCAAGCTCAATGGTTAACGCGCTTTGATGAAGAGGTCATAAAACCAGTGCTTCTGGAGAGAGATAACCTTAAAAAtggaacaaaaaaataa